The following are from one region of the Rhizobium sullae genome:
- the metG gene encoding methionine--tRNA ligase has protein sequence MTDKTPFYITTAISYPNGKPHIGHAYELIATDAMARFQRLNGRDVFFLTGTDEHGQKMQQTARAEGITAQELADRNSGEFQAMAKLLNASNDDFIRTTEARHHEASRDIWNLMAENGDVYKDSYAGWYSVRDEAYYQENETELRADGVRYGPQGTPVEWVQEESYFFKLSEYQDKLLKHYEDNPDFIGPAERRNEVISFVKSGLKDLSISRTTFDWGIRVPNDPAHVMYVWVDALTNYITATGYLQDPNGPRAKYWPANVHVIGKDIIRFHAVYWPAFLMSAKLPLPKRVFAHGFLLNKGEKMSKSVGNVVDPVNLVNHFGLDQVRYFFLREVSFGQDGSYSEEAIGTRINSDLANGIGNLASRSLSMIFKNCDGQIPDCGQLMDEDKAMLAQVDALLASTRDDMDKQMIHRALASIIAVVSETDRYFAGQEPWALKKTDPTRMGTVLYVAAEVVRQIAILLQPFMPESAGKLLDLVAAPADRRDFAALGEAGRLVPGTPLEAPKPVFPRYVAPEA, from the coding sequence ATGACAGACAAGACGCCTTTCTACATCACCACCGCGATTTCCTATCCGAACGGCAAGCCGCATATCGGCCATGCCTACGAGCTGATCGCGACGGACGCCATGGCACGCTTTCAGCGCCTTAATGGCCGCGATGTCTTCTTTCTGACGGGCACCGACGAGCACGGCCAGAAGATGCAGCAGACGGCACGCGCGGAGGGCATCACCGCCCAGGAGCTTGCCGACCGCAACTCCGGTGAGTTCCAGGCGATGGCCAAGCTGCTGAACGCCTCGAACGACGATTTCATCCGCACGACGGAAGCCCGCCACCACGAGGCCTCCAGGGACATCTGGAACCTGATGGCGGAAAACGGCGATGTCTACAAGGATTCCTACGCCGGCTGGTATTCGGTGCGCGACGAGGCCTATTACCAGGAAAACGAAACGGAGCTTCGCGCCGACGGCGTGCGCTACGGGCCGCAGGGCACGCCAGTCGAATGGGTGCAGGAGGAAAGCTACTTCTTCAAGCTTTCCGAATACCAGGACAAGCTCCTCAAGCACTATGAGGATAATCCCGATTTTATCGGCCCGGCCGAGCGGCGCAACGAAGTGATCTCCTTCGTCAAGTCCGGCTTGAAAGACCTTTCGATTTCGCGCACGACCTTCGATTGGGGAATCAGGGTACCCAACGATCCGGCGCACGTCATGTATGTCTGGGTCGATGCGCTGACCAATTACATCACAGCGACCGGCTATCTCCAGGATCCGAACGGCCCGAGAGCGAAATACTGGCCGGCCAACGTTCACGTCATCGGCAAGGACATCATCCGCTTCCACGCGGTCTATTGGCCAGCCTTCCTGATGTCGGCAAAGCTGCCACTGCCGAAGCGGGTCTTTGCGCATGGCTTCCTGCTCAACAAGGGCGAGAAGATGTCGAAGTCGGTCGGCAATGTCGTCGATCCCGTCAATCTGGTGAACCATTTCGGTCTCGATCAGGTGCGCTATTTCTTCCTGCGCGAAGTTTCCTTCGGTCAGGACGGCAGCTATAGCGAAGAGGCGATCGGCACGCGGATCAATTCCGATCTTGCGAACGGCATCGGCAATCTCGCGAGCCGCTCGCTGTCGATGATCTTTAAGAACTGCGACGGCCAGATTCCGGATTGCGGGCAGCTGATGGACGAGGACAAGGCGATGCTGGCTCAGGTCGACGCGCTGCTTGCCTCCACGCGCGACGATATGGACAAGCAGATGATCCACAGGGCACTCGCTTCCATCATAGCGGTTGTTTCGGAAACCGACCGCTATTTCGCAGGCCAGGAACCGTGGGCGCTGAAGAAAACCGATCCGACGCGGATGGGCACCGTGCTTTATGTGGCGGCTGAAGTCGTCCGCCAGATTGCGATCCTGCTGCAGCCGTTCATGCCGGAATCGGCGGGTAAGCTGCTCGACCTCGTCGCCGCACCTGCCGACAGGCGCGATTTCGCGGCACTGGGCGAAGCCGGACGCCTTGTTCCCGGAACGCCGCTGGAGGCTCCGAAGCCTGTCTTCCCGCGTTATGTGGCGCCGGAGGCCTGA